The Planococcus halocryophilus nucleotide sequence ACGTAAGTCCCGGTCCAGAACTAAATAACCGCAAGGCGCTCTATCAAGTTGCTGTTCCATTGTCTTCACTCCTACTCTGCCAAGTACCTCTTGATGCATGTTACGGTCTCCTCGACATCGCTTAAATGTGGATTATGCCCCACCGCTTCCATCATCACCAATTTACTGCCGGCGATTTTTTCGTGAATGTAAGCACCAATTTCTACCGGTACAATCGCGTCAAACTTTGGCTGAAGAATTAAGGTTGGTACTGTCACTTTATCCAAGTGGTCGCGAAGATCTGAAGTGAACGTTACATTAGCAAATTGTCGTGCAATCATAGGGTCATTTGAACATAATAATTCCTCAAAATCTTCCGCCAGTTGAGGTCTCTCCTCATTTTGCATCACTACAGGCGCCAAATATTTTGCCCATTCTTTATAATTTATCTCCATCATATCCAATAATTCATCAATGTCCGACTGCTCAAATCCCCCGTTATAGCCTGGTTCGTTCATATAATAAGGCGATGGTCCAATCATGATCATTTTCTCCATCAACTTGGGCTGTTCAATCGAAGCCAACAAACCAATCATCGAACTAACAGAGTGACCAATAAAAATTAGCCCTTCCAATTCGAGTGCCGCGCAAACTTCCAATAAATCTTGCTTGTAACCCTCTAACGTACTGTAACGTTCTTGTGAGTATGCTGATTTATCACTATTTCCTGATCCAACATAGTCAAAGGTCACAACGCGATAATTCGCTTCAAATTTCACAATGGTATTGTTCCAAACTTGCTGATCACAACCAAATCCGTGACCAAATACTAAGGTTTTTTCCCCGTGTCCCGTCACTCGTACATTATTACGCTTTAAAATATCCATTTTCACTGTTGCTCCGCCTTTTGTGTGCTTCTCATGAGGAGAATAAATTAGATTACTAAAAAGTTAAATATATCTAATGATAGCATCAATAAATGGATTTAAAAGAGCTTAAACTAAAAAATTTACTGATTAAAAGTACTATTCACCTACCGTAATTTTATAACACAAAAAAATACAGCAGACAAAAATCTGCTGTATGACATATTTTCACAATATAATTTAGTAGAAATCGAATGATTGTCTATCTTTTTGTTCTGGCTAACTCAAGGGGTTTCAGGATTTATTTACCAGCTTGCTTTTTTAACACCCGGAATCTGCCCTTTATGCGCCAGTTCTCGGAAAGTGATGCGTGACATCCCAAATTTGCGCATAAAACTCCGTGGTCTTCCCGTCACTACACAACGATTATTTAAACGAGTTGGTGATGAATCTTTAGGTAGCTGAGCTAGTCCTTGCATGTCTCCTGCTTTTTTCAATTCTCTTCGTCGCTCTGCAAATTGGGCAACTAAAACTTGCTGTTTCTCGTGGCGTACAACTTTCGACTTTTTAGCCATTTTTCCACCTCTTTATACTAGTAATGATTACGATTTGTAGATTAAAAAATTATTTTGTTTCTCGATGAACAGTAACTTTCTTAAGACGTGGACTGTATTTTTTCAATTCGATTCGTTCAGGATTTGTTCGCTTATTTTTTGTTGTACTGTAATTTCGATCGCCTGTTTCTGTACATGCTAATGTTATGTTAACTCTCATTTTTTCCCCTCCTAAACGAGTACTTGAAATTTTGGTAGCGGGTCACAAAATGTTGTCCAATCTTGTTCTTTTTCTTCATCAGTCAACAAACAGAGATCTAGCTCTTTCACGATGGCTGACTGATTCATATCAATTCCAATCAACACTAGCTCAGTCATTTTCACGCCATTTTCTAAATCCCATTGCCCAGCGTACTCAATGCCAAGTGATGGCCCTGCTTGTGACAATAGAACGGCTGTGTCGTTTCTGGTTGCTAACCATAAAAACCCTTTGGCACGGACGATTTCCGCTGGCCATTGCAAAATCCAATCCATTAATCGCTGTGAATGGAACGGCTGTTGGCTGCGGTAAACAAATGAAGAGATACCATATTCCTCGGATTCAGGAATATGATCTTCGTTTAGTTCCTTAATCCAGCCTGCGCTTTGGCTTGATTTTTCAAAATCGAACAAGCCTGTATTGATCACTTTGTCCAAAGCTACTTTTGAATGGACAGTTTCAATGATTTGAGCATCCGGATTTAAAGTTGCTAGCAATTCTTTTAACTTGTTTTTTTCCTCTTGTGGGATTAAATCCAGTTTGTTCAATAGAATGACATTGGCAAACTCAATCTGATCGATTAGTAAATCAGATATTTCGCGAATATCTTCTTCAGATGCTCCTTGACTTCTTTCTAGTAGAGACTCTCCTGAAGCAAAATCCTTCCAAAAAGCATAGCCATCAACCACAGTAACTAACGTGTCTAAACGGCAACTTTTCGTTAAATCGATTCCTATTACTTCATCATGATATGTAAAAGTTTGAGCGACTGGTAAAGGCTCACTGATTCCCGATGACTCAATAACAATGCAATCAATCTCACCACGTTTTAACAGCTTTTCAACTTCTATCATAAGATCCTCTCTCAACGTGCAGCAAATACACCCATTCTGCATTTGGACTAGCTTTTCTGTAGTTTTTGAAAAGCCTCCTTGCTCTATGAGACTTGCATCAATATTCACTTCACTCATATCATTAACAATTACAGCCACTTTCAAGTTTTCTCGATTAGAAAGTAAATGATTCAGTAACGTTGTTTTACCGGCTCCCAAGTAGCCACTTAACACCGTAATTGGAACAGGACTCCCCATATACTCACCATCTTTCTTTTTTACAAATAGTAATGATTACGTTTTATATTGTATAAAAAATGAAACTGTAACGCAAGCTTTTATTTAAAAACCCGTTGGTTTGTTTTAAAAAACAACAGGGTACATTATCATTACCATGCTTTACAGGTGATTTTTCACTATTTAGGAGGAATTCGAAATGACCAACGAAGGAACAACATTAATCCAGTCATACGATGTACAAGCAGAAATTTTGCATAAAATTAACGAACTAAAAGCACAAGGCTTTAAAGAAGAAGATATGTATGTTATTGCGAAGCACGATGATCAACTATCTATGGTCCAAGGACAAACGAATGTTCATTTAGAGGCCCAAGAAGATGAAAACATTATGAGCAAATTCAAAGCTTTTATTTCTGGTGAAGATTCTACGCGACATGCTTTTACACAAATGGGCTTAGGCAGTAGCGAAGCAGACGATTATTATCGGCAAGTGGAAAACGGCAAGCTTGTGCTTTATGTTAACAGCGAATACAGCACAACTTATAAGCCCGAAACCAATACATCCACAACTGCTCGAATGGCAACTGCTGAAGAAGTGCATTTGCGCTCTCAACCAGAATCACTTAATCATAAAGAAGAAGCCAAGCCTTCAGAGCGCGCTATTCAAGATACAGAAAAGGTCAACAAAAACCATCACCGAGAAGAATCAGATATTGCGAACATGGTAGAAGCCAAAAAGAACCAACATCATTTATTTTAGAAGCCAAAGACGTATCCGAATGATTATTCGGATACGTCTTTTTTCCTATTGAGAGGTTTATTTTATACGTGTTGAAGGGTAAATAACTTTTAGCAAACTGAATCGGCACAATCAACATAGGAGGAATTAGGCATGGAAAAAAAAGAAAATAAACTCATCGGACTTTTTGATGTACAAGCAAAAGTATTGATCCAAGTCGGCCAATTAAAAGCAGCGGGATACGAAGAAGAAGAATTGTATTTAGTATCCAAGCACGATGAACAAATAGACTTGCTGATTACTCATACTGCCGTTCATATCGATACGCAAGACCGTGATAACTTCAAAGGCAAACTCATATCGTTTTTAGCTGGTGATGATATCACAAAAGATGCTTTTAACCGAATGGGATTAGACGAAGAAGAGACCGATTATTATTTCCAGCAAGTCGAACTCGGCAAACTCCTCCTCTACACAAGCAGTCGACCGGCAGCGGCAATACACTCAGAAACCAACTTGCAGACAGATCCTCGAGTTGATACAGAAGAACAATCTCTTGCATTACACGAAGAACGTTTAAGCGCTGAGAAGAACAAAATTCAAACAGGTGAAGTCCAAGTTCATAAACAGATGGTTGAAGAAGACAAAGAAATCCAAGTGCCTGTGGAACGCGAAGAAGTTGTTGTTGAAAGACGAAGCGCTTCAACTGCAACAGCTGGTCATGAAGAATCAGAACTAACTCCGGCACAAGTATACGAAAAAGGTGATGCCATCCACATTCCACTTACTGAAGAACGCCTCGACATTAACAAAAAACAAGTGGTCCGTGAAGAAATTGTCATTGGTAAACGTATAGTTAAAGATGTTCAAGTGGTGAACGAAACTGTGCGTCGCGAAGTTGCAGACGTTGAAGAAAGTGGAGTCGTCAATCGCGTGGATCAATAAAACAAGAACGAAAAGAAGGAAGAGACTAAAGTCTCTTCCTTCTTTTCGTTCTCTTTAGTTGCTAACATTACACTGCGTTGAAGCTTACTATTCTCCTGCTATCTCCGGCATGCTTTTAATATGCAAGTCGCGCTGCGGGAATGGAATTTCGATGTTCTGCTCAGCAAACAGCCGGTTAATGCGGAAATTCAATGCGCTTTTTGTTGTGATGACTTGGTTGGAGTTGGCGATCCACACCATCAATTCAAAATCGAGAGATGACTCGCCGAATGCCGAAAAATTGACGAACGGCTCCGGGTCCAATAGAACAACGCCACCTTCCTGATGCTCTTCTTGTGCCGCTTGCAACAGCACTCTTTTAATCTTTTCAGCATCGGTTCCGTAGGCAACACCGACCGGTACGACAAGCCGCATGCGTGGATCGCCATACGAACGGTTAATCACTTGCTCTTCGAGGAAATAGGAATTCGGGACGATAACGTGTTCATTATGAATCGTCTTGATGACGGTCGAACGCAGCGAAATCTTATCGACATCGCCGATCAAATCATCAATAATCACCCGATCACCGACTTTTATCGGTCGTTCGAACAGCAAAATAATACCCGAGATAAAGTTAGAGGCTATGTTCTGCAAGCCAAATCCGATCCCTACGCCAAGCACCCCAGCAAATACTGTCAAGGCGCTCAAGTCTAAACCGACCGTTGTCAAGCTGACGAGAATGGCAATGGCCATCACGGTATAATGGAACATGCGATCGAATGTGTAGCTCACACCCCGATCCAAGTGGTAGCGCTGATAGACATTCGGCAAAATATAGCGCGTAATAATTTTTGCTCCTCGGTTGGCGAGCGACACGATCAAGATGACCAGAATTAACAGGAATGCCGTGATTTCGACATTGCCAAATTCAAATAGCCGGTCGAACATCCAGTCCGAATCGGAAAAATAAAAAATCATGAACAGTAAAATCCCGTAAGTCGTCGCCCAGTTCAACAAGCTTCGCAAAATTGAATCGACGTGCCGGAACATCCGTTTTTTGCTTAAGCGGCGGGAAATTGCAAGTACGACAGCCCTCACGAGAAAAATACACGTTACGTAAAACAAAAACAGCAGCAATTCGGTCCATTCGATTTTCTCAAACACCTCGTACCAATGTTCGGTCAGTTCTTCCGGTTGTATCGTTAGCAGCATGCCCTTCTCCCCCTTTCAGCATCATACGTTTTACTCACTCTTCTTCAATCCGCGCAAAATATTGACCTTTCCGGTTCGAAACGTCGACCGTTGCGACCATACCCTCTTCCTGCCCTTTT carries:
- a CDS encoding alpha/beta fold hydrolase, translating into MKMDILKRNNVRVTGHGEKTLVFGHGFGCDQQVWNNTIVKFEANYRVVTFDYVGSGNSDKSAYSQERYSTLEGYKQDLLEVCAALELEGLIFIGHSVSSMIGLLASIEQPKLMEKMIMIGPSPYYMNEPGYNGGFEQSDIDELLDMMEINYKEWAKYLAPVVMQNEERPQLAEDFEELLCSNDPMIARQFANVTFTSDLRDHLDKVTVPTLILQPKFDAIVPVEIGAYIHEKIAGSKLVMMEAVGHNPHLSDVEETVTCIKRYLAE
- the rpsN gene encoding 30S ribosomal protein S14, translating into MAKKSKVVRHEKQQVLVAQFAERRRELKKAGDMQGLAQLPKDSSPTRLNNRCVVTGRPRSFMRKFGMSRITFRELAHKGQIPGVKKASW
- the rpmG gene encoding 50S ribosomal protein L33, encoding MRVNITLACTETGDRNYSTTKNKRTNPERIELKKYSPRLKKVTVHRETK
- a CDS encoding GTP-binding protein codes for the protein MGSPVPITVLSGYLGAGKTTLLNHLLSNRENLKVAVIVNDMSEVNIDASLIEQGGFSKTTEKLVQMQNGCICCTLREDLMIEVEKLLKRGEIDCIVIESSGISEPLPVAQTFTYHDEVIGIDLTKSCRLDTLVTVVDGYAFWKDFASGESLLERSQGASEEDIREISDLLIDQIEFANVILLNKLDLIPQEEKNKLKELLATLNPDAQIIETVHSKVALDKVINTGLFDFEKSSQSAGWIKELNEDHIPESEEYGISSFVYRSQQPFHSQRLMDWILQWPAEIVRAKGFLWLATRNDTAVLLSQAGPSLGIEYAGQWDLENGVKMTELVLIGIDMNQSAIVKELDLCLLTDEEKEQDWTTFCDPLPKFQVLV
- a CDS encoding general stress protein is translated as MTNEGTTLIQSYDVQAEILHKINELKAQGFKEEDMYVIAKHDDQLSMVQGQTNVHLEAQEDENIMSKFKAFISGEDSTRHAFTQMGLGSSEADDYYRQVENGKLVLYVNSEYSTTYKPETNTSTTARMATAEEVHLRSQPESLNHKEEAKPSERAIQDTEKVNKNHHREESDIANMVEAKKNQHHLF
- a CDS encoding DUF2382 domain-containing protein codes for the protein MEKKENKLIGLFDVQAKVLIQVGQLKAAGYEEEELYLVSKHDEQIDLLITHTAVHIDTQDRDNFKGKLISFLAGDDITKDAFNRMGLDEEETDYYFQQVELGKLLLYTSSRPAAAIHSETNLQTDPRVDTEEQSLALHEERLSAEKNKIQTGEVQVHKQMVEEDKEIQVPVEREEVVVERRSASTATAGHEESELTPAQVYEKGDAIHIPLTEERLDINKKQVVREEIVIGKRIVKDVQVVNETVRREVADVEESGVVNRVDQ
- a CDS encoding mechanosensitive ion channel family protein; translation: MLLTIQPEELTEHWYEVFEKIEWTELLLFLFYVTCIFLVRAVVLAISRRLSKKRMFRHVDSILRSLLNWATTYGILLFMIFYFSDSDWMFDRLFEFGNVEITAFLLILVILIVSLANRGAKIITRYILPNVYQRYHLDRGVSYTFDRMFHYTVMAIAILVSLTTVGLDLSALTVFAGVLGVGIGFGLQNIASNFISGIILLFERPIKVGDRVIIDDLIGDVDKISLRSTVIKTIHNEHVIVPNSYFLEEQVINRSYGDPRMRLVVPVGVAYGTDAEKIKRVLLQAAQEEHQEGGVVLLDPEPFVNFSAFGESSLDFELMVWIANSNQVITTKSALNFRINRLFAEQNIEIPFPQRDLHIKSMPEIAGE